In a single window of the Tellurirhabdus bombi genome:
- a CDS encoding amino acid permease encodes MSESIFRKKSVTQIMSDTGKSPTGEHSANLLKTLGVRDLTSFGIAAIIGAGIFSTIGRASVEGGPAVSLLFVFTAIACVFTALSYAQFASTVPVSGSAYTYAYVSFGEIFAWIIGWALILEYAVSNMVVAISWSEYFTSMLAGFGVKFPAYLSTDYGSALAAYNKVQTGGGIASEITSNERLLAEAFVQAPHWGDLRMIMDLPAGLITVLITYLVYRGIKESRTASNILVVLKLAVILLVIVAGAFFIKPENWSPFAPNGVTGVLGGVASVFFAFIGFDSISTTAEECKNPQRDLPRAMIYCLIICTVLYVLITLVLTGMVNYKELGVDDPLSYVFQKVNMDFVAGVISVSAVVAITSALLVYQLGQPRIWMAMSRDGLLWQKFSEIHPRYRTPSFATIMTGFLVAIPSLFLDMQFFIDLTSVGTFFAFILVCGGILYLDAKGLSKYSKFRVPYVNGKFIVGVGLLVALVLVVQSGHFMSSLSEKPLLGVFWLVWLGLSVGSFMFNFSLLPVLGILTNLYLMTELGISNWAIFIIWLIIGLVIYFTYGYRKSKLGDKNILV; translated from the coding sequence ATGAGCGAATCCATTTTCCGTAAAAAATCAGTGACGCAGATCATGAGCGATACTGGAAAGAGTCCCACTGGTGAACATTCGGCCAATTTGCTCAAGACACTGGGGGTTCGTGACCTTACCTCGTTTGGGATTGCCGCCATCATTGGAGCCGGTATTTTCAGTACAATTGGTCGGGCCAGTGTGGAAGGCGGCCCCGCCGTTTCGCTGTTGTTTGTGTTTACCGCCATTGCCTGCGTGTTTACGGCGCTTAGTTACGCTCAGTTTGCTTCTACGGTGCCCGTTAGTGGGAGCGCTTATACCTATGCTTACGTTTCGTTCGGTGAAATCTTTGCCTGGATTATTGGCTGGGCGTTGATTCTGGAATATGCTGTGAGTAACATGGTGGTAGCCATTTCCTGGTCCGAATACTTCACGTCCATGCTGGCGGGATTTGGGGTAAAATTCCCGGCCTATCTGTCAACTGACTACGGCTCGGCCCTGGCAGCTTACAACAAAGTGCAGACGGGTGGCGGGATTGCCTCAGAAATTACTTCCAATGAGCGGTTGCTTGCCGAAGCGTTCGTACAGGCTCCGCACTGGGGCGACCTGCGAATGATCATGGATTTGCCCGCTGGCCTGATTACTGTTCTGATTACGTACCTTGTTTACCGGGGAATCAAAGAATCCCGTACGGCCAGCAACATTCTGGTTGTCTTGAAATTAGCGGTTATTCTGCTGGTTATTGTAGCCGGTGCTTTTTTTATCAAGCCCGAAAATTGGTCGCCTTTTGCCCCTAATGGCGTAACGGGCGTTTTGGGCGGCGTCGCGTCCGTGTTTTTTGCCTTCATTGGTTTCGACTCTATTTCTACTACCGCCGAAGAGTGCAAAAACCCGCAGCGTGACCTACCACGTGCCATGATTTACTGCTTGATCATCTGCACCGTTCTGTACGTTTTGATTACGTTGGTATTGACTGGAATGGTCAATTACAAGGAATTGGGAGTTGATGATCCGCTGTCGTACGTATTCCAGAAAGTGAACATGGATTTCGTAGCCGGCGTTATCTCCGTGAGCGCCGTTGTGGCCATTACGAGTGCTTTACTGGTCTATCAATTGGGCCAGCCCCGTATCTGGATGGCGATGAGCCGCGATGGACTGTTGTGGCAGAAGTTTTCGGAGATTCACCCGCGTTACCGGACGCCTTCGTTCGCCACCATTATGACGGGTTTTCTGGTAGCCATACCGTCTTTGTTTCTGGACATGCAGTTCTTTATCGACCTAACCAGCGTCGGAACGTTTTTTGCGTTTATTCTGGTCTGCGGTGGCATTCTATACCTCGATGCGAAAGGGCTGTCGAAATATTCAAAATTCCGCGTTCCTTACGTCAACGGCAAGTTCATTGTTGGCGTCGGTTTGCTGGTGGCGCTCGTGTTAGTGGTGCAATCGGGTCATTTCATGAGCAGTCTGAGCGAGAAGCCACTGCTGGGCGTCTTCTGGTTGGTGTGGCTAGGGCTATCGGTAGGAAGCTTTATGTTTAATTTTTCGCTGCTCCCCGTGCTGGGTATCCTGACCAACCTGTATTTAATGACCGAGTTGGGTATTAGCAACTGGGCCATTTTCATTATTTGGCTAATTATTGGCTTGGTAATCTACTTCACCTATGGCTACCGGAAGAGCAAATTAGGGGATAAAAATATTCTGGTTTAA
- the gldA gene encoding gliding motility-associated ABC transporter ATP-binding subunit GldA, whose amino-acid sequence MSIQIQNLTKLYSRAGSTNQRAVDSISFSVQPGEVVGFLGPNGAGKSTTMKIATGYLPPTEGTVLVNGFDVRTQSMEVRRSIGYLPEHNPLYLDMYVKEYLRFAGSLHGLSGQALSNRIADMIELVGLGREQHKQLGQLSKGYRQRVGLAQALIHNPPVLILDEPTTGLDPNQLSEIRQVIRDAGREKTVLFSTHIMQEVEALCHRVVIINRGKIVAEGSLDSLQSATADTITVIAEFEQELADSTMLALLPGVQHLETLGQGRYQLTADRQSDLRAAIFRLAADKNLTLVGLKQQESSLEGIFKQLTTNQEG is encoded by the coding sequence ATGTCCATCCAGATCCAAAACCTAACAAAATTATACAGCCGAGCTGGTAGCACCAACCAACGAGCCGTTGATTCTATCTCATTTTCGGTGCAGCCGGGCGAAGTCGTTGGCTTTCTGGGCCCTAACGGAGCCGGAAAATCCACCACGATGAAAATCGCTACGGGCTACCTGCCCCCTACCGAGGGAACCGTTCTCGTGAATGGTTTCGATGTGCGTACGCAGTCGATGGAGGTGCGCCGAAGCATTGGCTACTTACCGGAGCACAATCCGTTGTATCTGGACATGTACGTGAAGGAGTATCTGCGCTTTGCGGGATCTTTGCACGGACTGAGCGGTCAGGCCTTATCGAACCGGATTGCCGACATGATTGAGCTGGTGGGTCTGGGGCGTGAGCAACACAAGCAACTTGGCCAGTTGTCAAAAGGGTATCGCCAGCGCGTGGGGCTGGCGCAGGCGTTAATTCATAACCCGCCGGTGCTGATTCTCGACGAACCCACCACGGGACTAGACCCGAATCAGCTTTCAGAGATCAGGCAGGTTATTCGCGACGCCGGACGCGAAAAAACGGTTCTTTTTTCTACCCACATCATGCAGGAAGTAGAAGCGCTTTGCCACCGGGTTGTCATCATTAATCGGGGGAAAATCGTGGCAGAAGGCAGCCTCGACAGCCTGCAGAGTGCAACCGCCGACACGATAACCGTTATTGCCGAATTTGAGCAGGAATTAGCTGATTCAACTATGCTGGCTCTGCTTCCCGGCGTGCAACACCTCGAAACGCTGGGACAGGGGCGCTACCAGCTTACTGCCGACCGCCAATCCGATTTGCGGGCGGCGATTTTCCGGCTCGCTGCCGACAAAAACCTGACGCTGGTTGGTCTAAAACAGCAGGAAAGCAGTCTGGAAGGAATATTCAAGCAACTAACAACGAATCAGGAAGGATAA
- a CDS encoding DUF4136 domain-containing protein, with protein sequence MKNSIGLLIVVALVGLVGCMPGKLFVEHDYSYEGHFKNYESFNFLECEYVDSTLLCSDIQDAIRHQMEARGYQVANRGPHLLISYNIFRNDLRFRGYQQPVIKDWVVSEDGDATYKRIDYNLDEGTLMISLIDAETYQVIWKGYASRVTKHPNFKNNYFKGIVRSIFDQYPLLASARK encoded by the coding sequence ATGAAGAATTCTATTGGACTTTTGATTGTTGTGGCCCTGGTTGGGTTAGTAGGTTGCATGCCTGGTAAGTTATTCGTGGAGCACGATTACAGTTATGAAGGGCATTTCAAAAATTACGAGTCGTTCAATTTTCTGGAGTGTGAGTATGTTGATTCAACGCTGCTTTGTTCAGATATTCAGGATGCGATTCGTCACCAGATGGAGGCTCGTGGATACCAGGTTGCCAATCGGGGTCCGCACTTGTTGATTTCTTACAATATTTTCCGGAATGACCTGCGTTTTCGCGGCTATCAGCAGCCGGTCATCAAAGACTGGGTGGTGAGCGAAGACGGTGATGCTACTTACAAACGCATTGATTACAACCTGGACGAAGGCACCCTGATGATTTCGCTGATCGACGCAGAAACTTATCAGGTAATCTGGAAAGGATACGCTTCACGGGTAACCAAACATCCAAACTTCAAGAACAATTACTTTAAAGGCATCGTCCGATCTATTTTTGATCAATATCCTTTGCTCGCCTCCGCGCGGAAATAG
- the aroB gene encoding 3-dehydroquinate synthase, whose amino-acid sequence MSVVLAPVSESLPHFLNSHSYTAVAVLVDTNTKKFCYPLVKKLLPKHVLITIPAGEGHKHLATCEIIWQALTKAQFDRHALVIDLGGGVIGDMGGFCAATYKRGIDFIQLPTTLLSQVDASVGGKLGIDFHGFKNHIGVFKLPETVLIDPAFLQSLSERELRSGFAEVIKHCLIADSDKWNEIRRRDLHEQNWEDLVAHSVEVKKKIVEQDPTEKNIRKILNFGHTIGHAIETYFLADPKKRLLHGEAIAAGMLAEAFIAYQKKMLDERLLAQIEEYLFSMYGRVKLADADIEPILALTRHDKKNRSGEIRMALLNGAGTCAYDITVSAGDMRRALEYYRA is encoded by the coding sequence ATGTCTGTCGTACTGGCCCCTGTCTCCGAAAGTTTGCCCCATTTTTTAAATAGCCATTCCTATACCGCTGTTGCCGTTCTGGTAGACACGAACACGAAAAAATTTTGTTACCCTTTGGTAAAAAAATTGCTGCCCAAGCACGTGCTGATCACCATTCCGGCGGGCGAAGGACACAAGCACCTGGCTACCTGCGAAATCATTTGGCAAGCTCTGACAAAAGCGCAATTTGACCGCCATGCGCTGGTTATTGACCTGGGAGGCGGGGTGATTGGCGATATGGGCGGTTTTTGCGCGGCTACCTATAAGCGTGGAATCGATTTTATCCAGCTGCCAACTACGCTGCTCTCGCAGGTAGATGCCAGCGTGGGCGGAAAGTTAGGTATTGACTTTCACGGATTTAAAAACCATATTGGTGTGTTCAAACTGCCGGAAACTGTTCTGATCGATCCGGCTTTTCTGCAAAGCCTTTCTGAACGGGAACTGCGTTCGGGCTTTGCCGAGGTGATCAAGCACTGTTTGATTGCGGACAGTGACAAATGGAACGAGATCCGCCGCCGCGATCTGCACGAACAGAACTGGGAAGATCTGGTTGCGCATTCGGTGGAGGTAAAGAAAAAAATCGTTGAGCAAGATCCAACCGAGAAGAATATTCGTAAGATTCTAAACTTCGGTCACACCATTGGTCATGCCATCGAGACGTATTTTCTGGCTGACCCAAAGAAACGGTTGTTGCACGGAGAGGCCATTGCCGCCGGAATGTTGGCAGAAGCCTTTATCGCTTACCAGAAAAAAATGCTGGACGAGCGCCTGCTTGCCCAAATTGAAGAGTACTTATTTTCTATGTATGGCCGGGTGAAACTGGCCGATGCCGACATCGAGCCTATTCTGGCGCTGACTCGCCATGACAAGAAGAATCGGAGCGGTGAAATAAGAATGGCGCTGCTCAATGGCGCTGGAACGTGTGCCTATGATATTACGGTTTCGGCCGGGGACATGCGCCGGGCGTTGGAGTATTACCGGGCTTAG
- a CDS encoding SusC/RagA family TonB-linked outer membrane protein, translated as MNKILQKWLLLVFLGCLSVAYSWAQERTITGQVTSAEDNSPVPGASVVVKGTTRGTTTDTKGNYRIAVNAGQTLRFSFIGSLSREVAIGNSDIINVALKQDASNLNEVVVTALGIQREKRQLGYTTTEISGADLANSQRDNFINGLQGRVAGLQVGTSSGMPGASSGVTIRGVNSISGNNQPLYVIDGMPIDNRTAQNNQFVAGGISGQSFENRNIDFSNRAQDINPNDIESVTILKGPEAAALYGVEAANGAILITTKKGKAGQGRVTYSATFTSQKVGPLPETQRIYSQGNNGVSQNTNFNSFGPRYGENTTFYNNAEGFLRTGTGQRHNISFDGGSDRVTYRLSAGYFHSQGVIPNTDYKRLNVSLGGTAKISQKLSVESTLQYINTDNRKVSKGANSFLLGLLSWPANDNMAEYLNPDGSRKKVTTGTSEIENPYFDVNKNRLRDRGNRAITNIGLNYTPTEWLTFTGRIGLDVYSTQYLFMYHPESNRAGGIIGGSLDQATDNNRTFTAQYFATAKKDFGKLSTSVRVGQAIYDFNYNSLASRGEKFLDPNFVSINNTDPLTQKSREFLRQRRLIGVFGDVTIGYNDLAFLTITGRNDWSSTFPKASRSFFYPSASFSLVYTDLIPSGNFRKVLSFGKFRISAAQVGKEAPEYATSQAYDSQTTTGGGFNYGTTAPNPFLVPEKVTSFEIGTEMKFFNNRLGFDLAYYKTTSVNQIIRDLRISYGTGFVLKTINGGRLWNNGVELSINAEPIRAANFSWNTVVNFTKTNSKLAELPAGQTEFYNSDTWIYGNVRNGMRLGGPLTTLTGNAYQRNLNGDILISPISGLPFTELTTPWGVVGDRNPDFVIGFVNNMTYKNFGLSFVLDIRKGGDVYNATESYLFRNGLSLKTLDRETPYTFKGVLKDGLENTATPTPNTVQVIPYYSNGYYGALSDENFIERDVNWLRVKEITLRYSLPTNILGQTKLFKSANVFVTGTDLLMLTNYTGGDPGVNGANTATGGSGGQGIDFGNLPLPRVFNVGINIGL; from the coding sequence ATGAATAAAATTCTACAGAAATGGCTCTTGTTAGTATTTCTGGGCTGCTTATCTGTTGCTTATAGCTGGGCGCAAGAGCGTACAATTACCGGGCAGGTAACCAGTGCAGAAGATAACTCGCCTGTTCCGGGGGCCAGTGTTGTCGTGAAAGGAACAACACGCGGAACCACAACCGATACGAAGGGAAACTACCGGATCGCCGTCAATGCAGGCCAGACGCTTCGTTTTAGCTTTATTGGTTCGTTGAGTCGGGAAGTAGCCATTGGGAACTCCGACATCATCAATGTAGCGCTAAAACAGGACGCCTCTAACCTTAACGAAGTTGTCGTAACCGCCCTCGGTATCCAGCGCGAGAAACGGCAGCTGGGCTATACCACAACAGAAATTTCTGGCGCGGATCTAGCTAATTCGCAGCGCGACAATTTTATCAATGGCCTTCAGGGACGGGTGGCCGGTTTGCAAGTTGGCACATCAAGCGGGATGCCGGGCGCTTCGTCAGGAGTAACTATTCGCGGTGTCAACTCGATTAGCGGTAACAACCAGCCCTTGTATGTCATTGACGGTATGCCTATCGATAACCGGACGGCACAAAACAACCAGTTCGTGGCGGGCGGTATTTCGGGTCAGTCCTTTGAGAACCGAAACATTGACTTCTCCAACCGAGCGCAGGATATTAACCCCAACGACATTGAAAGCGTAACGATCCTGAAAGGACCCGAAGCCGCCGCCCTGTACGGTGTGGAAGCGGCCAACGGAGCCATTCTGATTACAACCAAGAAAGGAAAAGCTGGTCAGGGCCGGGTGACGTACTCAGCTACCTTTACCAGCCAAAAGGTAGGACCATTGCCCGAGACGCAGCGAATTTATAGCCAGGGAAACAACGGCGTATCGCAAAATACAAACTTCAACTCCTTTGGTCCCCGTTACGGTGAAAACACTACTTTTTATAACAATGCGGAAGGCTTTTTACGTACAGGAACTGGTCAGCGTCACAACATATCGTTCGATGGAGGTTCTGATCGGGTAACTTATCGCCTGTCTGCCGGTTATTTTCATAGCCAGGGAGTTATTCCAAATACTGATTACAAACGATTGAACGTCAGCTTGGGTGGTACGGCCAAAATCAGCCAAAAATTGTCGGTTGAATCAACGCTTCAATACATCAATACCGACAACCGGAAAGTGTCGAAGGGCGCTAACTCGTTTCTGCTGGGTCTGTTATCCTGGCCAGCCAACGATAACATGGCTGAATACCTGAACCCGGACGGGTCACGGAAGAAAGTAACGACCGGTACGTCTGAAATCGAGAACCCTTATTTTGACGTCAATAAAAACAGACTTCGCGACCGGGGAAATCGGGCCATCACCAATATTGGGTTAAATTATACGCCTACAGAATGGCTGACATTTACGGGCCGTATAGGCTTAGACGTGTATTCTACCCAGTATCTGTTTATGTACCATCCCGAGTCAAACCGGGCGGGTGGCATCATCGGCGGTTCACTGGACCAGGCAACCGACAACAACCGGACTTTTACGGCACAATACTTTGCAACAGCCAAGAAAGACTTCGGTAAACTAAGTACCTCCGTTCGGGTTGGCCAGGCAATCTACGACTTCAATTATAACTCGTTGGCTTCCCGAGGCGAGAAATTTCTGGACCCTAACTTCGTTTCAATCAACAATACAGATCCGTTAACCCAGAAATCAAGAGAGTTTCTGCGCCAACGCCGTCTGATTGGTGTCTTTGGAGACGTAACCATCGGATACAACGACCTTGCTTTTCTAACCATCACCGGCCGGAATGACTGGTCGAGTACGTTTCCTAAAGCCAGCCGTTCCTTCTTTTACCCCTCGGCTTCCTTTAGCCTGGTCTACACTGACCTGATTCCGTCGGGCAACTTCCGCAAGGTGCTAAGCTTCGGTAAATTCCGGATCTCAGCGGCTCAGGTTGGAAAAGAAGCTCCAGAGTATGCTACCTCGCAGGCGTACGACAGCCAGACTACTACGGGTGGCGGGTTTAACTACGGTACCACCGCTCCTAACCCATTCCTCGTTCCAGAAAAAGTAACCTCGTTTGAAATCGGGACGGAAATGAAGTTCTTCAACAACCGCCTGGGCTTTGATCTGGCTTACTACAAAACGACCAGCGTTAACCAGATTATTCGTGATCTGCGCATCAGCTACGGAACTGGGTTTGTCCTGAAAACAATTAATGGGGGTCGTCTCTGGAACAACGGTGTCGAGTTGTCGATCAATGCTGAGCCAATCCGGGCTGCCAATTTTTCCTGGAATACCGTGGTTAACTTTACCAAAACCAACAGCAAGCTAGCCGAGTTGCCAGCTGGCCAAACCGAGTTCTACAACTCTGATACCTGGATTTACGGGAACGTTCGGAATGGGATGCGGCTTGGCGGTCCGTTGACAACGTTGACGGGGAATGCCTACCAGCGTAACCTCAACGGCGACATCCTGATTAGCCCAATTTCAGGATTACCTTTCACGGAACTGACTACTCCCTGGGGCGTTGTTGGCGATCGAAACCCTGATTTTGTGATTGGTTTTGTCAACAACATGACCTACAAAAACTTTGGTTTGAGCTTCGTGCTTGATATTCGGAAAGGAGGCGACGTGTACAATGCCACTGAATCCTACCTATTCCGGAACGGCCTCAGCCTGAAGACCCTGGATCGGGAAACGCCTTATACGTTCAAAGGGGTCTTGAAAGATGGGTTGGAAAACACGGCCACACCAACGCCGAATACCGTTCAGGTTATTCCTTACTACTCAAATGGGTATTATGGGGCGCTATCGGACGAAAATTTCATCGAACGCGACGTAAACTGGCTGCGCGTGAAAGAAATCACACTGCGGTACAGTTTGCCAACCAACATACTGGGCCAGACAAAACTCTTTAAATCAGCCAACGTGTTCGTGACCGGAACCGATTTACTCATGTTGACCAATTATACCGGGGGTGATCCGGGCGTAAACGGAGCCAATACGGCAACTGGTGGGTCAGGTGGCCAGGGCATTGACTTTGGTAACCTACCGCTACCGCGCGTGTTCAACGTAGGGATCAACATTGGGCTGTAA
- a CDS encoding SusD/RagB family nutrient-binding outer membrane lipoprotein — protein sequence MTIKKLSALLLTALSVSLSSCDDYLDINQNPNNPDQVEAALLLAPIQNQYVLGIQFDARFIGQYVQNWQATSSTVPANGFTWDLHSYAVNSDAGGEIWRNVYWRGGRNTINLMADAQANERWDYLGVGQVMQAWGWQMLTDIHGEIILKEAFDQDPNKNTFNYDTQEEVYAEVVRLLQEGVKNLSRSDGRVSTASLGRGDRIYSGDRLKWKKFAYGLLAINAHHLSNKKSLYKPDQVIAYVDSAFASNADDAMFTFNGLSTADGSFFGPLRQNLHVYGQSAFILRLLDGTVFGGVKDPRQPVLLSASGDNTYRGLIPGVGQSTAASVPVASRVNNLWGGQLAVLPPAGTTGKYFFTDKGPFPLMTYAQLQFIKAEAAFIKGDKATALAAYRKGIEAHLSASYVSVSAADRAAYLNNPLIVPPVASDLTLNQIMLQKYIAQWGWGFLEQWADLRRYNYSPDVFTSFQLPTAYPAANNGKPVQRLRPRYNSEYVWNQEALRPLGGLELDYHTKPVWFTQP from the coding sequence ATGACTATCAAAAAACTTTCCGCGTTACTGCTTACGGCGCTGTCCGTATCGCTTAGCAGTTGCGACGATTATTTGGATATCAACCAAAATCCCAACAACCCGGATCAGGTTGAAGCGGCTCTTTTGCTGGCTCCCATTCAGAACCAGTACGTACTGGGCATTCAGTTCGACGCCCGTTTTATTGGCCAATATGTACAGAATTGGCAGGCAACCAGTTCAACGGTACCTGCCAACGGATTCACTTGGGATTTGCATAGTTACGCCGTCAACAGCGACGCCGGTGGCGAAATCTGGCGTAACGTTTACTGGCGGGGTGGCCGTAATACCATCAATCTGATGGCTGATGCACAAGCTAACGAGCGCTGGGATTATCTGGGCGTTGGTCAGGTAATGCAAGCCTGGGGCTGGCAGATGCTGACTGATATTCACGGTGAGATCATTTTAAAAGAAGCATTTGATCAGGACCCCAATAAAAATACGTTCAACTACGATACGCAGGAGGAAGTCTATGCAGAGGTAGTTCGGCTATTGCAGGAAGGCGTCAAAAACCTAAGCCGTTCGGATGGTCGGGTGTCGACGGCATCGCTGGGGCGTGGTGACCGGATTTATTCGGGTGATCGGCTCAAATGGAAAAAATTTGCATACGGCCTGCTGGCGATCAACGCCCACCATTTATCCAACAAGAAAAGCCTTTACAAGCCGGATCAGGTTATTGCCTACGTGGATAGCGCCTTTGCCAGCAACGCCGATGACGCAATGTTTACATTCAATGGCTTGAGTACGGCGGACGGCAGCTTTTTCGGACCGCTGCGCCAGAACCTGCATGTTTATGGTCAATCGGCCTTTATACTTCGCCTACTGGATGGTACAGTATTCGGAGGCGTTAAGGATCCTCGCCAACCAGTTCTGCTTTCGGCTAGCGGAGATAACACATACCGGGGTCTTATACCGGGCGTTGGCCAATCGACCGCGGCCAGTGTTCCGGTTGCCTCACGAGTTAATAACTTATGGGGTGGCCAACTAGCTGTTCTTCCACCAGCGGGTACAACAGGTAAATATTTCTTTACGGACAAAGGACCTTTCCCCCTGATGACGTATGCACAATTGCAGTTCATCAAAGCAGAAGCCGCTTTCATCAAAGGCGATAAAGCAACCGCTCTTGCCGCTTACCGGAAGGGAATTGAAGCTCATTTATCGGCTTCGTACGTGAGTGTTTCAGCAGCCGATCGGGCAGCTTATTTGAACAACCCGCTGATTGTGCCTCCGGTTGCTTCCGATTTGACGCTAAATCAGATTATGCTACAAAAGTACATCGCTCAGTGGGGTTGGGGTTTTCTGGAACAGTGGGCAGACTTACGCCGATACAACTATAGCCCAGATGTATTCACTAGTTTTCAGCTACCGACAGCCTATCCAGCCGCGAACAATGGCAAACCCGTTCAGCGGCTACGTCCACGCTATAATTCCGAATACGTCTGGAATCAGGAAGCACTGCGTCCACTGGGTGGCCTGGAGCTAGACTATCATACCAAACCTGTTTGGTTTACACAACCGTAA
- a CDS encoding DUF4397 domain-containing protein, with protein MFKPFLYSLLVSILFFSCEKNALKLPVDPIAGGARVKLIHAAPDTPGIDLYIGTNKFSAFTPTGASTTSSGTPTGLPYTNTFPGSVSGYAIATPGATSLSITAPATTTATSATAIGSLDYTLEDNKYYSVFVAGPGAKPEVFVLNDDFSMATDPTKYYVRFVNLTPGVNYDVALVTSSTTATVLAPNIAYKGATNFIPVDAATSPSFVLRQPGSATNLGPAVSFTSNIVGRVITVYTRGVAGRTGAAAPGISIYANR; from the coding sequence ATGTTCAAACCTTTTTTATATAGTCTCCTGGTATCGATTCTTTTTTTCTCCTGCGAGAAAAATGCGCTGAAACTTCCGGTTGATCCCATTGCGGGGGGAGCCAGAGTTAAGTTGATTCACGCGGCGCCCGATACACCGGGTATCGATCTATACATTGGTACCAATAAGTTTAGCGCCTTTACACCAACGGGAGCATCCACCACATCGAGTGGTACGCCGACGGGCCTACCTTATACGAATACCTTTCCGGGTAGTGTCAGTGGTTATGCCATTGCTACACCAGGCGCGACCTCGCTAAGCATCACGGCACCTGCTACGACCACTGCGACTAGCGCAACCGCTATTGGCTCGCTGGATTATACACTCGAGGATAACAAGTATTATTCCGTATTCGTGGCTGGCCCCGGGGCTAAACCGGAAGTTTTTGTACTAAATGATGATTTTAGTATGGCTACCGATCCAACCAAATACTATGTTCGGTTTGTCAACCTGACGCCCGGAGTCAATTACGACGTTGCGTTAGTCACCAGCAGCACGACGGCAACCGTACTGGCCCCTAATATAGCTTACAAAGGCGCGACTAACTTTATTCCTGTAGATGCCGCCACCAGTCCCTCATTCGTTCTCCGACAACCAGGATCGGCAACAAATCTGGGACCAGCAGTTTCTTTTACCAGTAATATAGTTGGACGCGTTATTACGGTATACACGCGAGGCGTAGCGGGGCGCACGGGCGCGGCTGCACCAGGCATCAGCATTTACGCTAACCGGTAA
- a CDS encoding sensor histidine kinase: MNTATTLKEFTILLVDDREENLISLEEILETDNRTFLKASSGNEALRYALKNDKIGLIMLDVQMPEMDGFEVARLLKSNPKTKDISIIFVTAISKEEQYVIKGFEEGAVDYLQKPLDINVTKAKVAVFERLYFSQQELKKTAAELDSINKQLERFVYMVAHDLKSPLTGIIALLSLLKMNVEDRVVEQEEVKDYVDQLSAASFHLSDMITAILDYSRKSIEQQKVEEVDVYDLLQQTTQLMFPPKHIHIRINKPMPVLETKKLKLQQVFQNLISNAIKYNDKPTGEIELGCDDKGTHYEFYVRDNGPGIAEEDQQHIFGLFQVADHTTKADSSTGVGLNILKILVEEQGGKIRVESTPGVGSTFFFDWKK; encoded by the coding sequence ATGAATACAGCCACAACATTGAAAGAGTTTACTATTTTACTGGTTGACGACCGCGAAGAAAATCTGATTTCGCTGGAGGAGATTCTGGAAACAGACAACCGAACGTTTCTCAAAGCTTCGTCGGGCAATGAAGCGCTGCGCTACGCCCTGAAAAATGACAAGATTGGCCTGATTATGCTTGACGTTCAGATGCCCGAAATGGACGGATTCGAAGTGGCCAGGCTCTTGAAATCAAACCCGAAAACAAAAGACATTTCGATCATTTTTGTAACAGCCATCAGCAAAGAAGAGCAGTACGTCATTAAAGGGTTTGAAGAAGGCGCGGTCGATTATTTGCAAAAACCGCTGGATATTAACGTAACCAAAGCCAAGGTCGCCGTTTTTGAGCGCTTGTATTTTTCCCAGCAGGAACTCAAAAAAACAGCCGCCGAATTAGACAGCATCAACAAGCAGCTCGAACGCTTTGTCTACATGGTGGCGCATGATCTGAAATCGCCCCTAACGGGTATTATTGCCTTGCTGTCGCTCTTGAAAATGAATGTCGAAGACCGCGTTGTGGAGCAGGAAGAGGTGAAGGATTACGTCGATCAGTTGTCGGCGGCTTCGTTTCACCTGTCCGATATGATTACGGCCATTTTGGATTATTCGCGGAAAAGCATCGAGCAGCAAAAAGTAGAAGAAGTGGACGTATACGACCTGCTGCAACAGACAACGCAGCTGATGTTTCCGCCGAAACACATCCACATCCGCATCAACAAGCCGATGCCTGTGCTGGAAACCAAGAAGCTGAAACTGCAACAGGTGTTTCAGAACCTCATCAGCAACGCCATCAAGTACAACGACAAGCCAACGGGCGAAATTGAACTTGGCTGCGACGACAAAGGCACTCACTACGAGTTTTACGTGCGGGATAACGGCCCCGGCATTGCCGAAGAAGACCAGCAGCACATTTTTGGCCTTTTTCAGGTGGCTGACCACACGACCAAGGCCGATAGCAGCACGGGTGTCGGGTTGAACATCCTGAAAATTCTGGTGGAAGAGCAGGGCGGCAAAATTCGGGTAGAATCGACGCCGGGTGTGGGCAGTACGTTCTTTTTCGATTGGAAAAAATAA